In Elaeis guineensis isolate ETL-2024a chromosome 1, EG11, whole genome shotgun sequence, a genomic segment contains:
- the LOC109504887 gene encoding glutaredoxin-C1-like, translating into MDKVMKLASQRAVVIFSMSSCCMCHTIKRLFLELGVNPAVYELDEDPRGREMERALVHLLGRSPSVPAVFIGGKLVGSTDRIMSLHLGGRLVPLLRDAGAIWLHKCLK; encoded by the coding sequence ATGGATAAGGTGATGAAGTTGGCCTCCCAGAGAGCTGTAGTGATCTTTAGCATGAGCTCTTGCTGCATGTGCCACACCATCAAGAGGCTCTTTTTGGAGCTTGGTGTCAACCCTGCTGTCTATGAGCTTGATGAGGACCCCAGAGGGAGAGAAATGGAGAGAGCGCTTGTGCATCTTCTAGGCCGCAGCCCGTCGGTGCCGGCGGTGTTCATCGGTGGCAAACTCGTTGGGTCCACTGATAGGATCATGTCTCTTCACCTTGGTGGTAGACTAGTCCCATTGCTCCGCGATGCAGGTGCTATATGGCTGCACAAGTGTTTAAAATAA